In candidate division WOR-3 bacterium, the genomic window AGGATCTGGTGGTCCAGCTGGTCTTCAAAACCAGTAGCGGCCGGATAAAACCGTCCGTGGCAGGTTCGATTCCTGCCCTCTCTGTTTGTAAATCTTTAACCGGACGGTGTTTGATCAAAAAGGAAATATCAGAAATAAGAAGGATCCCGAGCGTCGAAGCGTTTCTAAAAACTCCAGAGTATGTAAAGATGTCTGAAAAATACGGGAGGAACGCTTTAGTATATTCAGTCAGATCCGCTTTGGACGAAATCAAAAAAAGCGAAGATCCGGGTTTGATTGATGATATAGAAAAAGAAACGCTTGCAAGAACACGTAAAAAACTCTTTAAAATCTTTGATTCCGGACTGCGTGAAGTGATAAACGCGACCGGTGTTGTCATACATACAAATCTCGGCAGATCCTCTCTCGGAGAGGAGGTCGTCAGAGAGATGTCGAGTGTTTTGACGGGATACTGCGATCTGGAATTTGATCTTTCCAGGGGAGAGCGGGGGAAAAGAACCGAATGTGTGGAAGAAGCTTTGAAATTCCTGACAGGCGCTGAAGCCGTCGCCGTAGTCAACAACAACGCGGCCGCTTTGATGCTTGTTCTAAGCGTGTTTGCCCGAAAAAAAGAAGTCGTTGTATCAAGAGGCGAACTTGTTGAAATAGGCGGATCTTTCAGAATACCTGAAATTCTAAACGCTTCGGGCGCAAAAATGGTCGAAGTCGGCACGACGAACAGAACCAGGATATCGGATTATTCACAGGCTATAGGTCCGAGAACGGCAATGTTATTGAAAGTGCATAAATCAAACTATGTTATAAAAGGCTTTACGGAAGAAGTTCCGCTTGAAAAACTGACAGAACTGTCAAAGAAAAAACAGGTTCCTCTGCTTTTCGATCTTGGATCCGGATGTGTCAACAACAGGATTCACAGGATATTTGCTCAAGAACCGGACGTCAAAAGCGCTGTCCTTTCGGGAGCGGATTTTGTCTGCTTCAGCGGAGATAAGCTTTTCGGAGGTCCGCAGGCGGGAATTATTTGCGGAAGAAAAGAGAACATAGACAGGCTGAAGAAGGCTCCGTTGATGAGAGCGTTGAGAGTCGGAAAACTGACACTTTCGGCACTCGGTTCAGTTTCGGTCAGGCATGCAGTAACTTCAAGCGTCCCTGAGGGCGTTCCGGTTTTGAGAATGATGACATCAGATCCTGAAGGCGTCAAAGCAAAAGCGACAAAATTGGCCGATTTGATCGTTCAGAGGGGTTTACAGGCGCGGATCGAGAAAAGCGCTGGCAAAAGCGGGGGAGGTTCCCTCGCCGATTTGGACATTGAAAGCTATTGCGCGATTGTAGAGTTTTCGGATAAAAAAGATAAGAAAAAAGCCCAGAGGATATATAATGGACTGATGGCGATGAAAAAACCTGTCGTCGCCGTTCTCAGAAAAGGGGAGCTCGCTTTCGACGTATTGACGGTCGAAGAAAAAGACCTGAAATACATAGCGGATTCCACAGGCTCGATATATGAAACGCTTCAAGAGATATAAAAGTTGAAACATTTCATCATGGGAACGGCGGGGCATATTGACCACGGAAAAACCCTGCTGGTCAAAGCCCTGACTGGGATTGACTGCGACACTCACGCCGAAGAGAAAAAAAGAGGAATAACCATACATCTCGGGTTCGCGCACCTGGATTTTGCATCAGGTGAAAAAGTAGGAATCGTTGATATGCCCGGGCACAAAGATTTTATTCACACTATGGTTTCCGGGGCAAGCGGTATTGACATAGCGCTTTTGGTAATTTCAGCCGACAGCGGCATTATGCCCCAGACCAGAGAGCACCTCTGGATAATGCAGACCCTGGGA contains:
- a CDS encoding L-seryl-tRNA(Sec) selenium transferase produces the protein DLVVQLVFKTSSGRIKPSVAGSIPALSVCKSLTGRCLIKKEISEIRRIPSVEAFLKTPEYVKMSEKYGRNALVYSVRSALDEIKKSEDPGLIDDIEKETLARTRKKLFKIFDSGLREVINATGVVIHTNLGRSSLGEEVVREMSSVLTGYCDLEFDLSRGERGKRTECVEEALKFLTGAEAVAVVNNNAAALMLVLSVFARKKEVVVSRGELVEIGGSFRIPEILNASGAKMVEVGTTNRTRISDYSQAIGPRTAMLLKVHKSNYVIKGFTEEVPLEKLTELSKKKQVPLLFDLGSGCVNNRIHRIFAQEPDVKSAVLSGADFVCFSGDKLFGGPQAGIICGRKENIDRLKKAPLMRALRVGKLTLSALGSVSVRHAVTSSVPEGVPVLRMMTSDPEGVKAKATKLADLIVQRGLQARIEKSAGKSGGGSLADLDIESYCAIVEFSDKKDKKKAQRIYNGLMAMKKPVVAVLRKGELAFDVLTVEEKDLKYIADSTGSIYETLQEI